From Paenibacillus graminis:
ACAGAGAATCGCCCGCGAGATCGGAGGGCTAAGCGCCCCCTATTTTTGCAAGCTGTTCAAGAAACACAAAGGCATGACGCCTCTGGACTACCGCTCGGCACTTCACCATTCGGCCAAATAGGGGCGGGTTTCTGCAACGCCGGAATATGAGGAGGCGTTGCCAACTCCTTGCCCTCTAAGCTTTCCCGTTCCTAATCTGGCGGTACCTCCCGGGTGTGACTCCAGTTTGTTTACGAAACAGCCGTATGAAGTAATTGTCATTCTCAATGCCGACTTGCCGGCCTACTTCCGAGACGGAAAGTTCCATGTTCTCCAGCAATGATTTGGCCTTTTTGATTTGCAGATCATGCAGATATTGGAGCGGACTCATTCCCGTATACGTTTTGAGGCACCGGGCGAGATAGTCGAACCGGAAATGAAGCGTCTGCTCCATGTGCCTGGCGTCGAAGGGACGGGTCAGATGCTGCTGAAGGTAGGCGATCGTTTGATCGCAGAGCTGTCTTGCGCGGGAGGCATATTGCATTTTTGCCGCAGCCTGCAGTTGGACCAGAAGACCGGCCAACTGCGTCTGCAGCGGTAAGGAGCTTGCCGGAGACAAGGCCTGATGAAGCTCCACCATCCGCTCCAGGAACGGAAGAACATCGGGGATATGCAGACTGGTGAATTTCGGAATATACATCACCTGCTGCTGCGGGGCAGTATCGAGATTTGTCCCTTTGACATAGGGAAAGGACCAGGGGATTTTTCCGCTGTCCATCGTCCGGACCGGTGCCGGATGGACAAAATGAATCCAATAAATTTCCGTGATTTCTTCACAAGGACGATGCCCGGCATGCCTGCGGCCCGGTTCGAGTACCAGCATGGAGCCTTCCTTGATTTCGTAGGGTATCCCTTCTTCCGTCATATACAAGGTGCCCTTTAAGACAAACAGCATGTCATATACATCGAACGAACGGGTTTCGTGCTTTTGCCCCGGCGGCCAAAAGGCGTGGCCGATGGTCACCAGCTGCGGCAGCGGGGGAATGGCAAGCTCCAGGCAATTCATTGCAGGGTGCTCCTTTCAGAACCTGTTATCAACGGTTTCATTGTAGCATGGTGAACTTTGATAAGGTAGAAAATGTGCTATTATAAGTCGATTCAGGACCTGTCAGACCCCGGTGGAAGTCATTATACTGAAGGTATAAGATCCGGAAAGGAAGGGAAAGCATGCGATTTCGTCAGGTTCATCTCGATTATCACACCTCCGAAGCCATCACACCGATCGGAGCCCGTTTTGACAAAAAGCAGTTTCAGGAGATGCTGAAGCTGGGTAACGTGGATTCTGTTACCGTCTTCTCCAAATGCCACCATGGCTGGGCCTATCATCCGTCGGAGGCGAATGAGATTCATCCCGGGCTGAGCTTCGATTTACTTGGAGCCCAGATCGAGGCCGCCCATGAAATTAACGTAAAGACGCCGGTATATCTATCGGCCGGTCTGGATGAGAAGCTGGCCAGGCGCCATCCGGAATGGCTTATCCGGGACGAAAACGATCAGACGAACTGGGTGAAGGGCTTCCTGGAACCGGGATATCACCAGTTCTGCATGAACACGCCTTACCTGGATATCCTGATTGCCCAGACCCGCGAGGTCGTGTCGCGCTATGATCTGGACGGCCTCTTCTTCGATATTGTCGGTGTGCGCAAATGCTACTGCCACAGCTGTATAGAGAGCGTGCGGCGCGAGGGCGGAGATCCGCGGGATGAGCAGGCGATGCGCAGACTCTGGGAGAGAACCTATGCCAACTATACGGCAAGGCTGAAGGAAGCGGCCGAAGCCATCAAGCCGGGACTGCCGATCTTCCACAACGGCGGACACATTGCACGCGGCCGGCGGGATCTGGCAGGGATGAACAGCCACTTGGAGCTGGAATCACTGCCCACGGGCGGCTGGGGCTATGACCATTTCCCGCTGTCGGCCAGATATGCGCAGACGCTGGGCGTCCAATTTCTCGGCATGACCGGGAAATTCCATACATCCTGGGGGGAATTCGGCGGCTATAAGCATCCCAACGCACTCCGTTATGAAACCGCACTCAGCATCGCCAATGGCGCAGGATGTTCGATCGGGGATCAGCTGCATCCCGACGGACACATGGATGAAGCGACCTATGCCCTGATCGGAGAAGCCTACCGTGAGGTGGAGAGCAAAGAAGCTTGGTGCACCCGCACCACGAACGTTGCGGATGTGGCACTGCTGTCGCTCGAAGCAACCGGTGTGCATCCGCAGGCAAAGACCGGCGGGCGTAAGCCGCCATCGGATGCAGGAGCCGCCCGCATCCTGCTGGAGGGGAAATTCCTGTTTGACGTCATCGACAAGGAGCATGATTTTACCGCCTACAAGGTGTTGATTTTGCCGGATTATGTGGCGGTGGATGACGGGCTGCGCGGTAAATTAGAAGCGTTCTTGCAGCAGGGTGGCAAAATTCTGGCGACAGGCTGGTCCGGACTTGATCCGGAAGGGACGCAGTTTGCGGTTGATCTCGGGGTGCGGCATGTGGAGGTTAATTCTTACCGCCCTGATTATTTCCGTCCTTCGTTCAAGCCCGGGCGCTTGCAAGAGGCCTCCTTCATCTTTTACGGACAGGGACAGAAGGTCGAGCTTGCCGGCGGAATCGAGCTGGGACGCCGCGAAGATCCGTATTTTAACCGTGATGTATTTACCTTCTGCTCGCACCAGCATACGCCAAGCAGTTACACTAATGGTGGACCCGGCATGGTGGAAAACAGCAATGGAATCTATATTGCATGGAACGTATTCGAAGATTATGCCAGCAAAGGCAGTCTGATTGTAAAGGAAACGGTTTTGCTTGCACTGAACCGGCTGCTTCCTGATAAGTCTCTGCAGACGAATCTCCCGGCGCAGGGCATCGTCACGCTGCAGGAGCAGAAGGTGGAGAAGCGCCTGGTCAATCATCTGCTGTATGCGTCACCGGTCCGCAGAGGCGAGAACATCGAAGTAATCGAGGATATTATTCCGCTTTACGATGTCCAGGTTTCTGTTCGAACGGAGGGCCGGGTTCAGAATGTGTATTTGGCTCCGCAAATGACACCGCTTAATTTCAGCCGGGAAGAACAGATTGTTCACTACACGGTACCCGTGCTGGAATGCCATCAAATGGTAGTTCTTGATTATGAATGAGCCTCAATATCTATAATTATACTTTGTAAAAAGAGGATGGCGAATGATGAACTTTGAGCCCTTGTCTTCATTTATCGACCGCATCACCTCCTGGCGGATCCCGTGGGCGGAGGTGCTTGTTATGTACCGTAACGAACCAGTTTTCCGTTACCGTAACGGCTATGCCAACCTGGAAGAGCAGACGCCAATCGATGACGGACGGATCATTAATCTCTACTCCCTGACCAAGATCATGACCTGCACAGCGGCCCTCCAGCTCTTGGAGAAGGGCGCCTTCCTGCTGAATGACCGCCTGTCGGACTATCTGCCGGAATACACTGAAATGAACGTGAAGAAGAGGCTGCCGGGCGGCGAGCTCATACTTGAGAAGGCCGTACATCCGATTACGGTACGCGATCTGTTCACTATGTCAGCGGGT
This genomic window contains:
- a CDS encoding helix-turn-helix transcriptional regulator; translated protein: MNCLELAIPPLPQLVTIGHAFWPPGQKHETRSFDVYDMLFVLKGTLYMTEEGIPYEIKEGSMLVLEPGRRHAGHRPCEEITEIYWIHFVHPAPVRTMDSGKIPWSFPYVKGTNLDTAPQQQVMYIPKFTSLHIPDVLPFLERMVELHQALSPASSLPLQTQLAGLLVQLQAAAKMQYASRARQLCDQTIAYLQQHLTRPFDARHMEQTLHFRFDYLARCLKTYTGMSPLQYLHDLQIKKAKSLLENMELSVSEVGRQVGIENDNYFIRLFRKQTGVTPGRYRQIRNGKA
- a CDS encoding alpha-amylase family protein, which gives rise to MRFRQVHLDYHTSEAITPIGARFDKKQFQEMLKLGNVDSVTVFSKCHHGWAYHPSEANEIHPGLSFDLLGAQIEAAHEINVKTPVYLSAGLDEKLARRHPEWLIRDENDQTNWVKGFLEPGYHQFCMNTPYLDILIAQTREVVSRYDLDGLFFDIVGVRKCYCHSCIESVRREGGDPRDEQAMRRLWERTYANYTARLKEAAEAIKPGLPIFHNGGHIARGRRDLAGMNSHLELESLPTGGWGYDHFPLSARYAQTLGVQFLGMTGKFHTSWGEFGGYKHPNALRYETALSIANGAGCSIGDQLHPDGHMDEATYALIGEAYREVESKEAWCTRTTNVADVALLSLEATGVHPQAKTGGRKPPSDAGAARILLEGKFLFDVIDKEHDFTAYKVLILPDYVAVDDGLRGKLEAFLQQGGKILATGWSGLDPEGTQFAVDLGVRHVEVNSYRPDYFRPSFKPGRLQEASFIFYGQGQKVELAGGIELGRREDPYFNRDVFTFCSHQHTPSSYTNGGPGMVENSNGIYIAWNVFEDYASKGSLIVKETVLLALNRLLPDKSLQTNLPAQGIVTLQEQKVEKRLVNHLLYASPVRRGENIEVIEDIIPLYDVQVSVRTEGRVQNVYLAPQMTPLNFSREEQIVHYTVPVLECHQMVVLDYE